In Spodoptera frugiperda isolate SF20-4 chromosome 12, AGI-APGP_CSIRO_Sfru_2.0, whole genome shotgun sequence, a single window of DNA contains:
- the LOC118262757 gene encoding histone-lysine N-methyltransferase EHMT1 isoform X2 has translation MNTDEDSPIKKKVDKQSTDNLTVTLDKIDAKRSEKGDEEPKPRIVLTFRSEKNSAKSSNMKIVTNEEKQEEAPRRSSRTRGKWEWVCDSDTSPKKNKSGTQTTSENDESDSSHTAPKRSTRRRSKDSDNVLANAIARKEKSYETQQAPQRLSRRIKPTAKILANEELRMGLESQNNARLGINEKSPEEGVRTRRSVRPLAIEVEKKKEPEVEVEEEMELGEDDDSQSQNTVMKLKHLCELGLKAISPDEAEESGNENRGEEDEDEAAEGEEEGVGEADELEEDEEVEDAIFLSKMMEHDDSSDADSDFRCSVEVAAKNRPRRSTRLCSSIGFNDSDRSSPVGEDEHKSPRRSSKRSKHNYVEDSERSHRKRRRHRSSGGEEPHSDVEVEDISNPAAADEGSEAACPTDETKIIAACFCETPSNVYAAPEELTEPIFCQAIELVDGVRVGCSHSARRQRSLVSSGNPSGLAPMVRAGPRAPYFLACSLHAAQLAKHMCCPACGLFCTQGIFYQCSSGHLFHLDCGLPYNDTKQVPPGCPHCGISSYRWKTANDSCVKVQVDMKCSNKRIFLPDQREQCTPAYLSFSVREPRPESGPVIPADLLPSPPVDLKQICEQAAQAPNKSPQPLCDAILRGDTVQQLIPKIVSSASLNKPVPGQSGGGCMHAAARAGRAGALYLLHCAGARLDLTDTQQRTPLMLAILALVEKPTKKKKGNKRSKSEEPEQDADKMEESDRQDKGEDKMDEGEDSVRTKEEDLIKVIRYLVAAGCDVNVPGPDGMTCLHIAAQHGLVGVIPLLLERADVDARDHGGWTPLVWAAENNHSQAVNLLLSAGAAAGGCDSEGNGAVHWCALAGAAAALRALLNDHADLAHTLNAHGDTPLHIAARQGHYACVVMLLARGARTDIENAAGELPVEVCAGQCQTVVSLHMQMTIAVQDNLPRYKLLSSDISNGREPFPIPCVNEVDEAPLPDDFTYVTRHVMPVPVHVDNTIDTLQGCQCTEGECTSMSCACAALGVRSWYSRGRLQAAFPYHDPPMLFECNQTCHCNLRRCGNSIVSRAAAAGSVCVRVEVFRCPEPRGWGLRARQAVPRGAPVALYVGELLPLPQADTRAADQYMFALDVKSDLLEQCSDKTQLCVDAAQFGSAARFVNHSCRPNLAPVRVFTDTRDLRLPTVALFATADIQQGEELTFDYGDKFWSVKSKWMKCECGSVDCRYPTKSEDTESS, from the exons ATGAATACAGATGAAGACTCTCCTATTAAGAAAAAAGTAGACAAACAATCAACTGATAATCTAACAGTGACGCTAGACAAGATAGATGCAAAACGATCGGAGAAAGGTGACGAGGAACCAAAGCCGCGTATTGTTCTAACGTTTCGGTCGGAGAAAAACAGTGCCAAGAGTAGCAACATGAAGATAGTAACTAACGAGGAGAAGCAGGAGGAGGCGCCGCGCCGGTCCAGTAGGACGCGCGGTAAGTGGGAGTGGGTGTGCGACAGCGACACATCTCCTAAGAAGAACAAGTCTGGCACACAGACAACATCAGAGAACGATGAGTCTGACAGCTCACACACCGCGCCCAAGCGGTCGACGCGGCGGCGCAGCAAGGACTCTGACAACGTCCTAGCCAATGCTATTGCTAGAAAGGAGAAATCATATGAAACCCAGCAAGCTCCTCAAAGATTGTCTCGCAGGATAAAACCTACAGCTAAGATTCTTGCCAATGAAGAATTACGAATGGGATTGGAATCTCAGAACAATGCGCGTCTAGGAATAAATGAGAAGTCTCCTGAGGAGGGAGTGAGGACACGGAGGTCAGTTCGTCCTTTGGCAATAGAGGTAGAGAAGAAGAAGGAACCAGAGGTAGAAGTGGAGGAGGAGATGGAGTTGGGAGAAGATGATGATAGCCAAAGTCAGAATACTGTGATGAAGCTGAAGCACCTTTGTGAGCTGGGCCTGAAGGCTATCAGCCCAGATGAAGCAGAGGAGAGTGGGAATGAAAACAG AGGGGAAGAGGATGAGGATGAAGCGGCAGAAGGAGAAGAAGAAGGAGTAGGAGAAGCGGATGAGTTAGAAGAGGACGAGGAAGTGGAGGATGCAATATTCCTCAGCAAGATGATGGAGCACGATGACTCCAGTGACGCTGACAGTGACTTCCGCTGCTCTGTCGAAGTAGCCGCCAAGAACAGGCCGAGGCGGTCTACCAGACTGTGCTCCTCTATTGGATTCAATGACAGTGATCGATCATCTCCTGTCGGGGAAGATGAACATAA GTCCCCGCGGCGCTCGTCCAAACGGTCGAAGCACAATTACGTGGAAGACAGTGAAAG GAGTCATCGTAAGAGGAGGCGGCACCGGTCATCTGGTGGTGAGGAACCTCATTCCGATGTTGAAGTTGAAGATATAAG TAATCCAGCCGCCGCGGACGAAGGTTCTGAAGCCGCTTGCCCGACCGACGAGACCAAGATAATAGCGGCCTGCTTCTGTGAGACGCCTAGCAACGTGTACGCTGCGCCTGAAGAACTTACCG AGCCAATATTCTGCCAAGCGATAGAGTTGGTAGACGGAGTGCGCGTGGGGTGTTCCCACAGCGCTCGTCGCCAACGCAGCCTAGTGAGTAGTGGCAACCCTAGCGGGCTGGCTCCGATGGTGCGCGCCGGCCCTAGGGCTCCATACTTCCTGGCCTGCAGCTTGCACGCCGCGCAGCTCGCCAAGCACATGTGCTGCCCTGCCTGCGGACTATTCTGCACTCAG GGCATCTTCTACCAGTGTTCATCAGGTCACTTGTTCCACCTGGACTGTGGCTTGCCTTACAACGACACGAAGCAGGTGCCTCCAGGCTGTCCGCACTGCGGGATCTCTTCCTACCGCTGGAAGACTGCCAACGACAGCTGCGTCAAGGTCCAGGTCGACATGAAGTGCAGCAACAAACGGATCTTCTTGCCCGACCAGAGGGAACAGTG CACTCCAGCATACCTCTCGTTCTCCGTTCGGGAGCCGAGGCCGGAGTCAGGTCCGGTGATACCGGCGGACCTGCTCCCCTCGCCGCCGGTGGACCTGAAGCAGATCTGCGAGCAAGCGGCGCAGGCGCCCAACAAGTCGCCACAACCACTCTGTGACGCCATCCTCAGGGGAGACACTGTACAACAACTTATACCTAAGATTG TGTCGAGTGCGAGCCTGAACAAGCCGGTGCCTGGGCAGTCGGGCGGGGGCTGCATGcacgcggcggcgcgggcgggccGCGCGGGCGCGCTGTACCTGCTGcactgcgccggcgcacgccTCGACCTCACCGACACACAACAACGCACGCCGCTCATGCTCGCCATACTCG cacTCGTTGAGAAACCAACCAAGAAGAAGAAAGGCAACAAGCGCTCCAAGTCTGAGGAGCCAGAACAGGATGCTGACAAAATGGAGGAGAGTGACAGACAGGACAAAGGAGAGGACAAGATGGATGAAGGGGAGGACAGTGTGAGGACCAAGGAGGAGGACCTCATCAAGGTCATCCGGTATCTCGTAGCCGCTGGGTGCGATGTCAACGTGCCC GGTCCGGACGGTATGACATGCCTCCACATAGCGGCCCAGCACGGGCTGGTGGGCGTCATCCCGCTACTGCTGGAGCGAGCCGACGTCGACGCCCGGGACCACGGGGGCTGGACGCCACTCGTCTGGGCCGCTGAGAACAACCATAGTCAGGCCGTCAA CCTCCTGCTGTCtgcgggcgcggcggcgggtGGGTGCGACAGCGAGGGCAACGGCGCCGTGCACTGGTGCGCGCTGgccggcgccgccgccgcgctgcggGCACTACTCAACGACCATGCGGACCTCGCACACACACTCAACGCGCACGGGGACACGCCGCT ACACATAGCTGCGAGACAAGGTCACTATGCCTGCGTGGTTATGTTACTAGCTCGCGGAGCACGG ACGGACATAGAGAACGCGGCGGGCGAGCTGCCGGTGGAGGTGTGCGCGGGCCAGTGCCAGACCGTCGTCTCGCTGCACATGCAGATGACCATCGCCGTCCAGGACAACCTGCCGCGGTACAAACTACTCTCCAG CGACATATCGAACGGCCGCGAGCCGTTCCCGATCCCGTGCGTGAACGAGGTGGACGAGGCGCCGCTGCCGGACGACTTCACGTACGTCACGCGACACGTCATGCCCGTACCCGTCCACGTAGACAACACTATCGACACCCTGCAG GGCTGTCAGTGCACGGAGGGCGAGTGCACGTCGATGTCGTGCGCGTGCGCAGCGCTGGGCGTGCGCAGCTGGTACAGCCGCGGGCGCCTGCAGGCCGCCTTCCCCTACCACGACCCGCCCATGCTGTTCGAGTGCAACCAGACCTGCCACTGCAACTTG CGTCGTTGTGGCAACAGTATAGTGAgtcgcgcggcggcggcggggtcGGTGTGTGTCCGCGTGGAAGTGTTCCGCTGCCCGGAGCCCCGCGGCTGGGGGCTCCGCGCGCGGCAGGCCGTGCCGCGCGGGGCTCCGGTCGCGCTCTACGTCGGGGAGCTGCTGCCGCTGCCGCAGGCCGACACGCGCGCCGCCGACCAGTACATGTTCGCACTCGACGTCAAGTCGGATCTACTAGAG CAATGCTCTGACAAGACGCAGCTGTGCGTGGACGCGGCGCAGTTCGGCAGCGCGGCGCGGTTCGTGAACCACAGCTGCCGGCCCAACCTCGCGCCCGTCCGCGTCTTCACCGACACGCGCGACCTGCGCCTGCCCACCGTCGCGCTCTTCGCCACCGCCGACATACAGCAGGGCGAGGAACTCAC GTTTGACTATGGAGATAAATTCTGGTCTGTAAAATCCAAATGGATGAAATGTGAATGTGGAAGTGTAGACTGCAGGTATCCTACTAAATCTGAAGATACGGAGTCTTCGTAA